From one Streptomyces sp. NBC_01478 genomic stretch:
- a CDS encoding nucleotidyltransferase domain-containing protein yields MPTDALLARFLNELAPLKPVAVWAHGSLAGGDYQEGRSDLDLIAILDHPLKPSTARQLVALHRGLRTDPLAVRLHCSYLAPGTQDAPNQRHLTWAHDHVTRRPVTAVTRRELHDFGRVLHGGSPKDLLPEVTDQELAEFVVRDQREFWRPAVDKPQLWLENGWVEVGLTTFARATVTRRDGRLITKREALDLLPALGAPVEVVEDVVRRRYDDTVPSAASVEGDWLHRRAELTRAYLGPAIDDLVTRYG; encoded by the coding sequence ATGCCGACCGACGCGCTGCTCGCCCGCTTCCTGAACGAACTGGCCCCGCTGAAACCCGTCGCCGTGTGGGCCCACGGTTCGCTCGCCGGGGGCGACTACCAGGAGGGCCGCAGCGACCTGGACCTGATAGCCATCCTCGACCATCCCCTCAAGCCGAGCACCGCCCGCCAGCTCGTCGCCCTGCACCGAGGGCTGCGCACCGACCCCCTCGCCGTCCGCCTGCACTGCAGCTACCTCGCCCCGGGCACCCAGGACGCCCCGAACCAGCGCCACCTCACCTGGGCCCACGACCACGTCACCCGCCGGCCCGTCACTGCCGTCACCCGACGTGAACTGCACGACTTCGGGCGGGTGTTGCACGGCGGATCACCGAAGGACCTGCTGCCGGAGGTGACGGACCAGGAGCTGGCCGAGTTCGTCGTACGGGACCAGCGGGAGTTCTGGCGGCCGGCCGTCGACAAGCCGCAGCTCTGGCTCGAGAACGGCTGGGTCGAGGTCGGCCTGACCACCTTCGCCCGCGCGACGGTCACCCGACGGGACGGCCGCCTGATCACCAAGCGCGAGGCACTCGACCTGCTGCCCGCGCTCGGCGCTCCGGTGGAGGTCGTAGAGGACGTCGTACGGCGGCGTTACGACGACACGGTCCCGTCCGCCGCCTCCGTAGAGGGTGATTGGCTCCACCGCAGGGCGGAGCTGACCCGGGCCTATCTCGGCCCGGCGATCGACGACTTGGTGACCCGCTACGGGTGA
- a CDS encoding amidohydrolase family protein, with translation MIETPSLVDQYCHGVLRTELGLGTFEAQLARTEGPPAPGTTLFDTQTGFAVRRWCPPLLGLEPHCPPARYLARRRELGVLEAGRRLLRGSGITTYLIDTGLPGDLTGPAEMATAGRADAREIVRLELLAEQVADTSGTVESFLANLAESVHGAAGSAVAFTSVAGVRHGLALAPEPPGPGEVRGAAGRWLAGRRVGGTLSDPVLLRHLLWIAVASGLPLQLHAGLGEPGLRIDRTDPVLLTDFVRATAGLGTDLVLLHSYPYHRHAAHLAGVFPHVYADSGAALVRTGARAATVLAEILELAPFGKILFSSGAHGLPELHVVGARLFREALARVLGTWVAEGAWSSADAQRVAGLIAVGNANRVYGLE, from the coding sequence ATGATCGAAACGCCGTCCCTCGTGGACCAGTACTGCCACGGCGTACTGAGAACGGAGCTGGGCCTCGGCACCTTCGAGGCCCAACTCGCCCGCACCGAGGGCCCACCCGCGCCCGGCACCACCCTCTTCGACACCCAGACCGGATTCGCCGTACGACGATGGTGCCCGCCCCTGCTCGGTCTGGAGCCGCACTGCCCGCCCGCCCGCTATCTCGCCCGGCGCCGTGAACTCGGCGTACTGGAAGCGGGCCGCAGGCTGCTGCGCGGCAGTGGCATCACGACGTATCTGATCGACACGGGCCTGCCCGGCGACCTCACCGGACCCGCCGAGATGGCGACGGCCGGCCGGGCGGACGCGCGGGAGATCGTCCGCCTCGAACTCCTCGCCGAACAGGTCGCCGACACCTCCGGCACCGTCGAGTCCTTCCTCGCCAACCTCGCCGAGTCGGTGCACGGCGCCGCGGGCAGCGCGGTGGCCTTCACCTCCGTGGCGGGCGTACGGCACGGTCTCGCGCTCGCGCCCGAACCGCCCGGCCCCGGTGAGGTGCGGGGCGCGGCGGGCCGCTGGCTGGCCGGGCGGCGGGTCGGCGGGACGCTCAGCGACCCGGTGCTGCTGCGGCACCTGCTGTGGATCGCCGTGGCGTCCGGGCTGCCGCTCCAACTGCACGCCGGACTGGGCGAACCGGGCCTGCGCATCGACCGCACCGACCCCGTCCTGCTGACCGACTTCGTGCGCGCGACGGCCGGGCTCGGCACCGACCTGGTGCTGCTGCACAGCTACCCGTACCACCGGCACGCGGCCCATCTCGCCGGTGTCTTCCCGCACGTCTACGCCGACTCCGGCGCCGCCCTCGTCCGCACCGGCGCCCGCGCCGCGACCGTCCTCGCCGAGATCCTGGAGCTGGCCCCCTTCGGCAAGATCCTCTTCTCCAGCGGGGCGCACGGACTGCCCGAACTGCACGTCGTGGGCGCCCGGTTGTTCCGCGAGGCGCTCGCGCGGGTGCTCGGGACCTGGGTCGCCGAGGGGGCCTGGTCGTCGGCGGACGCGCAACGCGTGGCGGGACTGATCGCGGTCGGCAACGCAAACAGGGTGTACGGGCTGGAGTGA
- a CDS encoding heme o synthase — translation MCVTAVESRPAGIVGASQSPSRRPIGARVMAFVALTKPRIIELLLITTVPVMFLAQQGVPDLKLVLLTCVGGYLSAGGANALNMYIDRDIDALMDRTSQRPLVTGMVSPRECLAFGITLAVVSTLLFGLTVNWLSAWLALGALLFYVVVYTMILKRRTSQNIVWGGIAGCLPVLIGWSAVKDSMSWAPIILFLVMFFWTPPHYWPLSMKVRDDYARVGVPMLPVVASNKVVARQIVIYSWVMVAVSLLLTPLGYTGWFYTLVALLAGGFWLWEAHGLQNRAKAEVTGGKLKEMRLFHWSITYVSLLFVAIAVDPFLR, via the coding sequence GTGTGCGTGACGGCCGTTGAATCCCGTCCAGCGGGGATTGTCGGGGCGAGTCAGAGCCCGAGCCGACGGCCGATCGGGGCCCGGGTCATGGCGTTCGTGGCGTTGACGAAGCCGCGGATCATCGAGCTGCTGCTGATCACCACCGTTCCGGTGATGTTCCTGGCCCAGCAGGGTGTACCGGACCTCAAGCTGGTCCTCCTCACCTGTGTCGGCGGCTACCTGTCCGCCGGTGGCGCGAACGCGCTCAACATGTACATCGACCGCGACATCGACGCGCTCATGGACCGCACCTCGCAGCGCCCCCTGGTCACCGGGATGGTCAGCCCCCGCGAGTGCCTCGCCTTCGGCATCACCCTCGCCGTCGTCTCGACACTCCTCTTCGGCCTGACCGTCAACTGGCTGTCCGCGTGGCTCGCGCTCGGAGCGCTCCTCTTCTACGTCGTCGTCTACACGATGATCCTCAAACGCCGTACCTCGCAGAACATCGTGTGGGGCGGCATCGCCGGCTGCCTCCCGGTGCTCATCGGCTGGTCCGCGGTCAAGGACTCGATGTCCTGGGCGCCGATCATCCTCTTCCTCGTCATGTTCTTCTGGACGCCGCCGCACTACTGGCCGCTCTCCATGAAGGTCCGCGACGACTACGCGCGCGTGGGCGTGCCGATGCTCCCGGTCGTCGCCTCGAACAAGGTGGTCGCCCGGCAGATCGTGATCTACAGCTGGGTCATGGTCGCGGTCTCCCTGCTGCTCACGCCCCTCGGCTACACGGGCTGGTTCTACACCCTGGTCGCACTGCTGGCCGGCGGCTTCTGGCTGTGGGAGGCGCACGGGCTGCAGAACCGCGCCAAGGCCGAGGTGACCGGCGGCAAGCTCAAGGAGATGCGGCTGTTCCACTGGTCGATCACCTATGTGTCCCTCCTGTTCGTGGCGATCGCGGTGGACCCCTTCCTGAGGTAG
- the tkt gene encoding transketolase: MSTKPTTTDLEWTELDQRAVDTARVLAADAVQKVGNGHPGTAMSLAPAAYTLFQKVMRHDPADADWVGRDRFVLSAGHSSLTLYTQLYLAGFGLELADLEAFRTWGSKTPGHPEYGHTTGVETTTGPLGQGVANAVGMAMAARYERGLFDPDAPQGESPFDHFIYAIAGDGCLQEGISAEASSMAGHQELGNLILLWDDNHISIEGDTETAVSEDTVKRYEAYGWHVQRVAPKPDGDLDPHAIYNAIEAAKKVTNKPSFIAMRSIIAWPAPNAQNTEAAHGSALGADEVAATKRVLGFDPEKSFDVSDDVLKHTRQALERGREAKATWDPSYQEWRTNNPERAAEYDRIRAGELPAGWEEQLPVFEAGKGVATRAASGKVLQALGAVIPELWGGSADLAGSNNTTIDKTSSFLPADNPLPEANPYGRTIHFGIREHSMGAELNGITLHGNTRAYGGTFLVFSDYMRNAVRLSALMHLPVTYVWTHDSVGLGEDGPTHQPVEHLASLRAIPGLNVVRPADANETAIAWREVLRRYTKVYGEGAPHGFALTRQGVPTYEANEDTAKGGYVLFEASTGTPEVILIGTGSEVHVAVEAREQLEASGVPTRVVSMPCVEWFDAQDQGYRESVLPPSVKARVAVEAGIGLTWYRFVGDAGRIVSLEHFGASADGKVLFQEFGFTAENVAAKARESIAAAQS; this comes from the coding sequence GTGAGCACCAAGCCGACCACCACAGACCTCGAGTGGACCGAGTTGGACCAGCGGGCGGTGGACACCGCCCGCGTCCTGGCCGCCGATGCCGTACAGAAGGTCGGTAACGGCCATCCCGGTACGGCGATGAGCCTGGCCCCGGCCGCGTACACCCTCTTCCAGAAGGTGATGCGCCACGACCCCGCCGACGCCGACTGGGTCGGACGCGACCGGTTCGTGCTGTCCGCCGGTCACTCGTCCCTGACCCTCTACACGCAGCTCTACCTGGCCGGTTTCGGCCTGGAGCTGGCCGACCTCGAAGCGTTCCGTACGTGGGGCTCCAAGACTCCGGGGCACCCCGAGTACGGGCACACCACCGGTGTGGAGACGACGACCGGCCCGCTGGGCCAGGGTGTCGCCAACGCCGTGGGCATGGCGATGGCCGCCCGCTACGAGCGCGGTCTGTTCGACCCGGACGCCCCGCAGGGCGAGTCCCCCTTCGACCACTTCATCTACGCGATCGCCGGTGACGGCTGCCTCCAGGAGGGCATCTCCGCGGAGGCGTCCTCCATGGCCGGCCACCAGGAGCTCGGCAACCTCATCCTCCTGTGGGACGACAACCACATCTCCATCGAGGGCGACACCGAGACCGCGGTCTCCGAGGACACCGTCAAGCGCTACGAGGCCTACGGCTGGCACGTCCAGCGCGTCGCCCCGAAGCCGGACGGCGACCTCGACCCGCACGCCATCTACAACGCCATCGAGGCCGCGAAGAAGGTGACGAACAAGCCGTCGTTCATCGCGATGCGCTCGATCATCGCCTGGCCCGCGCCGAACGCGCAGAACACCGAGGCCGCGCACGGCTCGGCGCTCGGCGCCGACGAGGTCGCGGCCACCAAGCGCGTCCTCGGCTTCGACCCGGAGAAGTCCTTCGACGTCTCCGACGACGTCCTCAAGCACACCCGCCAGGCGCTGGAGCGGGGCCGCGAGGCGAAGGCCACGTGGGACCCGTCGTACCAGGAGTGGCGCACGAACAACCCGGAGCGCGCCGCCGAGTACGACCGCATCCGCGCGGGCGAGCTGCCGGCCGGCTGGGAGGAGCAGCTCCCCGTGTTCGAGGCGGGCAAGGGTGTCGCCACCCGTGCCGCGTCCGGCAAGGTGCTCCAGGCGCTCGGTGCCGTCATCCCCGAGCTGTGGGGCGGCTCCGCCGACCTCGCGGGCTCCAACAACACGACGATCGACAAGACCTCCTCGTTCCTCCCGGCGGACAACCCGCTGCCGGAGGCGAACCCGTACGGCCGCACGATCCACTTCGGCATCCGCGAGCACTCCATGGGCGCGGAGCTGAACGGCATCACCCTGCACGGCAACACGCGTGCCTACGGCGGTACGTTCCTCGTCTTCTCCGACTACATGCGCAACGCGGTCCGTCTCTCCGCGCTGATGCACCTGCCGGTGACGTACGTGTGGACGCACGACTCCGTCGGTCTCGGCGAGGACGGCCCGACCCACCAGCCGGTCGAGCACCTCGCGTCGCTGCGCGCGATCCCGGGCCTGAACGTGGTCCGCCCGGCCGACGCCAACGAGACGGCGATCGCCTGGCGCGAGGTCCTGCGCCGCTACACGAAGGTCTACGGCGAGGGCGCCCCGCACGGTTTCGCGCTGACGCGCCAGGGTGTGCCGACGTACGAGGCCAACGAGGACACCGCCAAGGGCGGCTATGTGCTGTTCGAGGCGTCCACGGGTACGCCCGAGGTGATCCTCATCGGCACCGGTTCCGAGGTGCACGTGGCCGTCGAGGCGCGCGAGCAGCTCGAGGCTTCCGGTGTGCCGACGCGGGTCGTGTCCATGCCGTGTGTGGAGTGGTTCGACGCGCAGGACCAGGGGTACCGGGAGAGCGTGCTGCCGCCGTCCGTCAAGGCGCGGGTCGCGGTCGAGGCCGGGATCGGCCTGACCTGGTACCGCTTCGTCGGGGACGCCGGTCGCATCGTTTCCCTGGAGCACTTCGGGGCTTCCGCCGACGGCAAGGTGCTCTTCCAGGAGTTCGGCTTCACTGCCGAGAATGTGGCCGCCAAGGCCCGGGAATCCATCGCCGCCGCCCAGAGCTGA
- the tal gene encoding transaldolase — protein MTDALKRLSEEGVAIWLDDLSRKRITSGNLAELIDQQHVVGVTTNPSIFQKAISSGDGYEQQLTDLAARKVTVEEAIRMITTADVRDAADILRPVFDASGGQDGRVSIEVDPRLAHNTAATIAEAKQLAWLVDRPNTLIKIPATRAGLPAITEVIGLGISVNVTLIFSLARYREVMDAFIAGLEKAKERGLDLSKIHSVASFFVSRVDTEIDKRIDVLGTDEAKAARGKAGLANARLAYEAYEEVFATPRWAALDKAQANKQRPLWASTGVKDKAYKDTLYVDDLVAPNTVNTMPEATLEATDDHGQITGNTISGTYEQSRAEIAAVEALGISYDEVVQLLEDEGVEKFEAAWTDLLKSTEAELSRLAPSEG, from the coding sequence ATGACAGACGCACTCAAGCGCCTCTCCGAGGAAGGCGTCGCGATCTGGCTGGACGACCTGTCGCGCAAGCGGATCACGTCCGGCAACCTCGCCGAACTGATCGACCAGCAGCACGTCGTGGGCGTCACCACCAACCCGTCGATCTTCCAGAAGGCCATCTCGTCGGGCGACGGTTACGAGCAGCAGCTCACCGACCTCGCCGCCCGCAAGGTGACCGTCGAGGAAGCCATCCGCATGATCACGACGGCGGACGTCCGTGACGCCGCCGACATCCTGCGCCCGGTCTTCGACGCGAGCGGCGGCCAGGACGGCCGGGTGTCGATCGAGGTCGACCCGCGCCTCGCGCACAACACGGCGGCGACGATCGCCGAGGCCAAGCAGCTCGCGTGGCTGGTGGACCGGCCCAACACCCTGATCAAGATCCCGGCCACCAGGGCGGGCCTCCCGGCGATCACCGAGGTCATCGGCCTCGGTATCAGCGTCAACGTCACGCTGATCTTCTCGCTGGCGCGCTACCGCGAGGTGATGGACGCGTTCATCGCCGGCCTGGAGAAGGCCAAGGAGCGCGGCCTGGACCTCTCGAAGATCCACTCCGTGGCGTCCTTCTTCGTGTCCCGCGTGGACACCGAGATCGACAAGCGGATCGACGTGCTGGGCACCGACGAGGCCAAGGCCGCCCGCGGCAAGGCCGGTCTCGCCAACGCGCGGCTCGCCTACGAGGCGTACGAAGAGGTCTTCGCCACGCCGCGCTGGGCCGCCCTCGACAAGGCGCAGGCCAACAAGCAGCGTCCGCTGTGGGCCTCGACCGGCGTCAAGGACAAGGCGTACAAGGACACGCTGTACGTGGACGACCTGGTGGCGCCGAACACGGTGAACACCATGCCGGAGGCCACCCTTGAGGCCACCGACGACCACGGCCAGATCACCGGCAACACCATCTCCGGCACGTACGAGCAGTCCCGCGCCGAGATCGCCGCCGTGGAAGCGCTCGGCATCTCTTACGACGAGGTCGTGCAGTTGCTGGAGGACGAGGGCGTCGAGAAGTTCGAGGCGGCCTGGACCGACCTGCTCAAGTCGACCGAGGCGGAGCTTTCGCGCCTCGCCCCCTCGGAGGGCTGA
- the zwf gene encoding glucose-6-phosphate dehydrogenase: MAPHSGSGANPLRDPADRRLPRIAGPSGLVIFGVTGDLSRKKLMPAVYDLANRGLLPPGFSLVGFARREWQHEDFAQEVHDAVKEHARTPFREEVWQQLVQGMRFVQGTFDDDDAFERLRDTIDELDKAQGTGGNFAFYLSVPPRSFPVVIQQLKKHGLADQDKNSWRRAVIEKPFGHDLKSAEDLNRVVHEVFAADQVFRIDHYLGKETVQNILALRFANTMFEPIWNRSFVDHVQITMAEDIGIGGRAGYYDGIGAARDVIQNHLLQLMALTAMEEPSSFSADALAAEKEKVLGAVRLPKDLGKNTVRGQYAEGWQGGEKAVGYLQEDGIDPKSKTDTYAAIKVEVDNRRWAGVPFYLRTGKRLGRRVTEIAVVFQRAPHSPFDQTATEELGQNAIVFRVQPDEGVTVRFGSKVPGTSMEIRDVSMDFAYGESFTESSPEAYERLILDVLLGDSNLFPRTEEVELSWKILDPIEQYWDKHGKPAQYQSGTWGPVEADEMLAREGRSWRRP; encoded by the coding sequence TTGGCTCCTCATTCCGGTTCCGGAGCGAACCCGCTTCGTGACCCCGCCGACCGACGGCTCCCGCGTATCGCGGGGCCGTCGGGCCTGGTCATCTTCGGCGTAACAGGCGATTTGTCACGCAAAAAGCTGATGCCCGCCGTGTACGACCTCGCCAACCGGGGTCTGCTGCCGCCGGGCTTCTCGCTCGTGGGCTTCGCCCGCCGCGAGTGGCAGCACGAGGACTTCGCGCAGGAGGTCCACGACGCCGTCAAGGAGCATGCCCGTACGCCGTTCCGTGAGGAGGTCTGGCAGCAGCTCGTCCAGGGGATGCGCTTCGTCCAGGGCACCTTCGACGACGACGACGCGTTCGAGCGGCTCCGCGACACGATCGACGAACTGGACAAGGCACAGGGCACGGGCGGCAACTTCGCCTTCTATCTGTCGGTGCCGCCGCGTTCCTTCCCGGTCGTCATCCAGCAGTTGAAGAAGCACGGTCTCGCCGACCAGGACAAGAATTCCTGGCGTCGCGCGGTCATCGAGAAGCCCTTCGGCCACGACCTCAAGTCGGCCGAGGATCTCAACCGGGTCGTGCACGAGGTGTTCGCCGCGGACCAGGTCTTCCGCATCGACCACTACCTCGGCAAGGAGACCGTCCAGAACATCCTGGCGCTCCGCTTCGCCAACACGATGTTCGAGCCGATCTGGAACCGGTCCTTCGTGGACCACGTGCAGATCACCATGGCCGAGGACATCGGCATCGGCGGCCGGGCCGGCTACTACGACGGCATCGGCGCCGCCCGTGACGTCATCCAGAACCACCTGCTCCAGTTGATGGCGCTGACCGCGATGGAGGAGCCCTCCTCCTTCTCCGCCGACGCGCTGGCCGCCGAGAAGGAGAAGGTGCTCGGCGCGGTACGGCTGCCGAAGGACCTGGGCAAGAACACGGTCCGCGGGCAGTACGCCGAGGGCTGGCAGGGCGGCGAGAAGGCCGTCGGCTATCTCCAGGAAGACGGCATCGACCCCAAGTCGAAGACCGACACCTACGCGGCCATCAAGGTCGAGGTCGACAACCGCCGCTGGGCGGGCGTCCCCTTCTACCTGCGCACCGGCAAGCGTCTGGGCCGCCGTGTCACCGAGATCGCGGTGGTCTTCCAGCGCGCCCCGCACTCCCCCTTCGACCAGACGGCGACGGAGGAGCTGGGCCAGAACGCGATCGTCTTCCGCGTCCAGCCCGACGAGGGCGTCACGGTCCGCTTCGGCTCCAAGGTGCCCGGCACCTCGATGGAGATCCGGGACGTCTCCATGGACTTCGCCTACGGCGAGTCGTTCACGGAGTCCAGCCCGGAGGCGTACGAGCGGCTGATCCTCGACGTCCTGCTCGGCGACTCGAACCTCTTCCCGCGCACCGAGGAGGTCGAGCTGTCCTGGAAGATCCTCGACCCGATCGAGCAGTACTGGGACAAGCACGGCAAGCCCGCGCAGTACCAGTCCGGGACCTGGGGTCCGGTCGAGGCGGACGAAATGCTCGCACGAGAGGGACGGAGCTGGCGTCGGCCATGA
- the opcA gene encoding glucose-6-phosphate dehydrogenase assembly protein OpcA produces the protein MKIDLTDTTASKINKGLVKARRAIGTPAVGMVLTLVVVTDEENAYDALKAANDASREHPSRTLVVIKRVSRSSRSRTQSRLDAEVRVGTDAGSGETVVLRLYGEVSDHAQSVVLPLLLPDAPVVVWWSVDAPRDTANDPLGALSQRRVTDSYAAEKPVDELRSRAESYEPGDTDLAWARITPWRSMLAAALDQVSSEIVSAEVAGEESNPSVELLAMWLADRLHVHVRRAVSAGPGLTQVRLETTGGPITLHRSDGAMATLALPGQPDRAVALKRRETSELLAEELRRLDPDDTYASALRFGVDRLGGIQSAAERAEAAADQPVPALPVRGVAEGAPAPASASASASAATSASASASASADAGDADRPTPAKMPPVKKQEG, from the coding sequence ATGAAAATAGACCTCACCGACACCACTGCCAGCAAGATCAACAAGGGGCTGGTGAAAGCCCGCCGCGCCATCGGCACCCCGGCCGTCGGCATGGTGCTCACCCTCGTCGTCGTCACGGACGAGGAGAACGCCTACGACGCCCTGAAGGCCGCCAACGACGCGTCGCGCGAGCACCCCTCGCGCACGCTCGTGGTCATCAAGCGCGTATCGCGCTCGTCCCGCAGCCGCACCCAGTCCCGCCTCGACGCCGAGGTACGGGTGGGCACGGACGCGGGCAGCGGCGAGACGGTCGTCCTGCGGCTCTACGGCGAGGTCTCCGACCATGCCCAGTCCGTGGTGCTGCCGCTGCTGCTGCCGGACGCGCCGGTGGTGGTCTGGTGGTCGGTGGACGCGCCGCGCGACACGGCGAACGACCCGCTGGGCGCCCTGAGCCAGCGCCGGGTCACCGACAGCTATGCGGCGGAGAAGCCCGTCGACGAGCTGCGGTCCCGCGCCGAGAGCTACGAACCGGGCGACACCGACCTGGCCTGGGCCCGGATCACGCCGTGGCGTTCGATGCTGGCCGCCGCGCTCGACCAGGTCTCCTCGGAGATCGTCTCCGCCGAGGTGGCGGGCGAGGAGTCCAACCCGAGCGTCGAACTGCTCGCGATGTGGCTCGCCGACCGCCTCCACGTGCATGTCCGGCGGGCGGTCTCCGCGGGTCCCGGTCTGACCCAGGTCCGCCTGGAGACGACCGGCGGGCCCATCACGCTGCACCGGTCCGACGGGGCGATGGCCACCCTGGCCCTGCCCGGCCAGCCGGACCGCGCGGTGGCGCTCAAGCGCCGCGAGACGTCCGAGCTGCTGGCGGAGGAGCTGCGCCGGCTCGACCCGGACGACACCTACGCGTCCGCGCTGCGGTTCGGCGTGGACCGGCTGGGCGGGATCCAGTCGGCGGCGGAGCGGGCGGAGGCGGCCGCCGACCAGCCTGTACCGGCGCTGCCGGTGCGCGGGGTGGCGGAGGGGGCGCCCGCGCCCGCGTCGGCATCGGCATCGGCATCGGCTGCTACGTCAGCTTCGGCATCGGCGTCTGCTTCGGCGGACGCGGGTGACGCCGACCGGCCGACCCCCGCGAAGATGCCCCCGGTCAAGAAGCAAGAAGGCTGA
- the pgl gene encoding 6-phosphogluconolactonase: MSTPQLVVHRDKELMAQAAAARLITKIVDAQASRGYASIVLTGGRNGNGLLAALAGQPARDAIDWGRLDLWWGDERFLPEGDPERNVTQAREALLDAVPLDPKRVHAMPASDGLYGNDVEAAAAGYAEELARSAGPENHGSVPTFDVLMLGVGPDTHVASLFPELPAVRETERTVVGVHGAPKPPPTRVTLTLPAIRSAREVWLLAAGEDKAEAAAIALSGAGEIQAPAAGAQGRARTLWLLDAAAASQLPRALYPPASA; the protein is encoded by the coding sequence GTGAGCACTCCCCAACTCGTCGTCCACCGCGACAAGGAGCTGATGGCCCAGGCCGCCGCGGCCCGGCTGATCACGAAGATCGTGGACGCGCAGGCCTCGCGCGGCTACGCCTCGATCGTGCTCACCGGCGGTCGCAACGGCAACGGTCTGCTGGCAGCCCTGGCGGGTCAGCCCGCCCGGGACGCCATCGACTGGGGCCGGCTCGACCTGTGGTGGGGCGACGAGCGGTTCCTGCCCGAGGGCGACCCGGAGCGCAATGTCACCCAGGCCCGCGAGGCGCTGCTCGACGCGGTGCCGCTGGACCCGAAGCGCGTGCACGCCATGCCCGCGTCCGACGGTCTCTACGGCAACGACGTGGAAGCGGCTGCGGCCGGTTACGCCGAGGAACTCGCCCGGTCCGCCGGTCCCGAGAACCACGGTTCGGTCCCGACCTTCGACGTCCTGATGCTGGGCGTCGGCCCGGACACCCATGTGGCGTCGCTCTTCCCGGAGTTGCCCGCCGTACGGGAGACCGAGCGCACGGTCGTCGGCGTCCACGGCGCGCCCAAGCCGCCGCCGACCCGGGTCACCCTGACCCTGCCGGCGATCCGGTCGGCCCGCGAGGTGTGGCTGCTCGCGGCCGGCGAGGACAAGGCGGAGGCCGCGGCGATCGCCCTGTCCGGCGCGGGCGAGATCCAGGCACCGGCGGCCGGTGCCCAGGGCCGCGCCCGCACCCTGTGGCTGCTGGACGCGGCGGCGGCCTCGCAGTTGCCGCGCGCCCTGTATCCGCCGGCTTCGGCCTGA